GGACATTGCTGGTGGCCACCTACGTCGACCGAGGCGAGCGCCCACCTTAAGTGGGGTGAAACGCGGTACCGACGGTTCGTTCTACGCGATAGCCACATACACCTATCGACCGTCGGCTATTACCTCTCGGTATTCAGGTGAATCACTACCATGCCAACGACCCGAGACTACGAGTACCTCCTCGAGTGTGCGAACGTGATCGGCGTCGACTACAACGAGGCGGAGAACCGGGTGAAGGTGTTCGTCTCACAGAAGATGCCGCCCGAGACGCTCGCGGACGAGGACGACGTGAAAAAGCGCGTACAGGAGACCGACGCAGACGTAACCGTCGACGTCGTCGACGCCGGCTACGACGACGAGCGAGCGGGGTACGAGCCGCTGTCGACGCTCGAGGTGATTCCCGAGGCGCTCGAGGGACGCGGGGAGCGCCACCGGCCGGTCCCCGCGGGCGTGAGCGAGATCAATGCGATCTCGACGGCGGGGACGGGCGGCCCCTACCCGGCTCGCGTCACGGCGGACGCGACCGACGAGGCGAGCGGGGCGGTCTGGAGTGACGCCGTCGGGGCCGACGACCTCGTTCGGCTGTCGAACAACCACGTCTACGCCCGCTCGAACGAGGCCGACCTCGGCGAGCCGATCCTCCAGCCGTCGCCCCAGGACGGCGGCGAGAGCGACGACGAAGTCGGGGCACTGGTCGGCTACGTTCCCATCGACGACGGGGTCCGGGTCGACGTCGCCGCACGATCCGTCGACCGCGACCGGGAGAGCGACCGGTACCTCGAACTCGAGGACGAGTGGCCGACGGGGGTTCGCCGCGACGGCTACGAGGAACTGCGCGAGGAGACGGTCACGAAGACCGGGCGAACGACGGGCGTGACGAGCGCGACGGTCGAGGCGACGAGCGCGAGCGTCAACGTCGACTTCGGCGAGGGGGGAACGATCACCCTCCGCGATCAGCTGATAACCGGCTACATGTCCGAACCCGGCGACAGCGGCTCCGCGGTCTTCCTCGAGGACGGCGAACTCGTGGGGCTGCTGTTCGCCGGCTCGACCGAACAGACGATCTGCAACCGGATCGCGAACGTCGAGGCGGATCTCGGCGTCGAAATCCTCACCGAGGAGCCCGACGACGGCAACGGCGACGGCGGAGGCGACCGGGAGCCGCCGGTGTACACGACCACCTTCGAGCGCGCCCTCGAGGTGGACCTCGAGGGCGCGAGCCTCGACCTGGAGTCGGTGACGTTCGGCGGCCGACCGCAGCCGGGAGCAACGGTTCCGCTGCGTATCGCGGTCGTCGCGAGCGAACCCGGCAGCTACTGGGTCGACGTCGACGGCGACCGCGAGCGATTCGAGATCGGCGGCGAGTCGTCGGACGACCTGGGGCACACGGTGACGGCCTCGGCGGCCGTCCCCGAGGACGCCGCGGGAACGCTCTCCGTGTCGATCGCGGGCGGGCGACTCGAGTAGCGGTTTCGGCTCACTCCTCGAGCGTTCGCGCCAGCGCGATGTACGCGAGCCCCAGCGCGAAGCTCACCAGCGCGGCGGCGAGGACGACGAGCGCGGCGAGCGAGCTCTCGAAGAACCGACTCGCGATGCCGTAGATCACGAGCGCGACGAGCGGCGCGGCACCGAAGCCGACGAAGAGGCCGCCGGCGAACCAGGCCTGGCCGGCGGTGCGCTCGAGTTCGTCGCCGGTCGGCCCGTCTGCGCCGTGCATGACTCGTAGTCGGGCCGGACGGGTAAATCGGTTGCCGACGGCGACCCGTTTTCGGACGCCGACGGAGGATTGATACCGCCACCGTCGAATACCGTCGGTATGGAGACGATTCGCGTCCTGCAGGTCGACGCCTTCACGGACGAACCGCTGGCCGGAAACGCCGCCGGCGTCGTTCCCGACGCCGACGACCTCGCGCCCGACCAGATGCGGTCGATCGCCCGCGAACTCGCCCTGAGCGAGACGGCCTTTCTCCGCTCGAGTTCCGACGCGGAGTACGGAATCCGCTACTTCACGCCCACCCAGGAGGTCGACCTCTGCGGGCACGCGACGATCGGGTCGTTCTCGCACCTCCACGAGGAGGGCCTCGAGGCCGGAACGACGACCCTCGAGACGAACGTCGGCGTCCTCGAGATCGACGTCGAGTCCGACGGCACCGTCTGGATGACCCAGGACGACCCCGACATTCGGGAGGTCGACCTCGACTACGGCGAGGTCGCCGACGCCCTCGGCGTCGAGGTGACGGGGCTCGAGGGCGTCGGCGCCGACCTTCCGCTCGCGGTGTCCTCGACCGGCCTGCCGTTTCTGATGGTGCCCATCACCTACCTGCGGGACGTCGGTAACGCCGTCCCCGACATGGCGGCCGTCGAGGCGCTCACCGACGCGGTCGAGGCGACCGGTCTCTACCTGTTCACCTTCGACACGCTCGCCGCGGAGTCGACGCTCCACGGGCGGATGTTCGCCCCCGGCGCCGGCGTTCCGGAGGACCCGGTCACCGGAACCGCGAGCGGCGCGGTCGGGGCCTACCTCGAGCGCTACGGCGCGCTCGATCCGTTCCCCGAGGAGTGTCGACTCGAGCAGGGCCACTACGTCGACCGCCCCGGAACGGTGCGGGTCAGGATCGACGACGCGGTTCGGGTCGGCGGTCGGGGCGTCACCGCACTCGACGGCACGCTCGTCGTGCCCGAGGACGAAGACGACGGCATTCTCGAGGCCTAACCTGCAGCGACGGCGACGAAGACCCGCCGGTAGTGTGGTTTCTAACCACGGGGCGTGCCGCCGGTATGGTGGAGGCTAAGCGAGAAACTCATTCGCTTACGAGTCACGAATGTGGCGCACTGTTCGCAAGGTTCTTTATTCGATTCGGTGTCTCTGCAGGTACAGATGGCTGTACTCTGGCTGGACGAGATCGACGCCGACGACCTCGAGGCGGTCGGCGGCAAAGGTGCTTCTTTGGGCGAACTCACCGGGGCGGGGCTTCCGGTTCCGCCGGGATTCGTCGTCACCGCGGGGACGTACCGGACGTTTATCGAGGAGGCCGGGATCGACGAGGAGCTGTTCGAGGCCGTCGACGTCGACGTCGACGACTCGAGCGCGCTGGCCGGGGCGGCCGATCGAGCGCAGGAACTGATCCAGGAGACGCCGTTTCCCGAGGAGCTACGCGAGGAGATCCTCGCGGCCTACCGCGAGGTCGGCGCGACGGACGAGGAGGCGTTCGTCGCCGTCCGTTCGTCGGCGACGGCGGAGGACCTGCCGGACGCCTCCTTCGCGGGCCAACAGGAGACGTTCCTCAACGTCACCGAGTCGGACCTTCTCGATCGCGTTCGCCGCTGTTGGGCCTCGCTGTTCACCCAGCGGGCGATCTACTACCGCCAGGAGCAGGGGTTCGACCACTCGACGGTGAACATCGCCGTCGTCGTCCAGCAGATGGTCGACGCCGAGAAGTCCGGCGTGATGTTTACGAGCCACCCCTCGACCGGCGATCCGACGATGATCATCGAGGCCGCCTGGGGGCTCGGCGAGGCCGTCGTCTCCGGCGCCGTCTCCCCGGATAACTACGTCGTCTCCAGAGCCGACGGCTCGGTCGACGTCACCGTCGCCGACAAGAAGGTGATGCACGAGAAAGACGAGGAGACGGGCGAAACCGTCGAACGCGAGGTGCCCGAGGAACGACGCGAGGCGCGCGTGCTGTCGGACGCCGAACTCGATCGCCTCGTCGCACTCGGCGAGCAGGTCGAAGAACACTACGACACCCCCCAGGACGTCGAGTGGGCGATCGTGGGCGAGGAGGACTACATGCTCCAGTCGCGTCCGATCACGACGATCAGCGACGACGCCGCGCGGACGGAGGAGCAGGCGGCCGACGCCGCGAGCGCGGAGGTCACCGACGGCAGCGGAACCCAGGCCGCCGGGAGCGGGGCGGCCGACGCCGGGGGCAGCGGCGACGTCCTCGTCGACGGCCTCGGCTCGAGCCCGGGGAAGGCGACCGGGG
Above is a genomic segment from Natrononativus amylolyticus containing:
- a CDS encoding S1 family peptidase, translating into MPTTRDYEYLLECANVIGVDYNEAENRVKVFVSQKMPPETLADEDDVKKRVQETDADVTVDVVDAGYDDERAGYEPLSTLEVIPEALEGRGERHRPVPAGVSEINAISTAGTGGPYPARVTADATDEASGAVWSDAVGADDLVRLSNNHVYARSNEADLGEPILQPSPQDGGESDDEVGALVGYVPIDDGVRVDVAARSVDRDRESDRYLELEDEWPTGVRRDGYEELREETVTKTGRTTGVTSATVEATSASVNVDFGEGGTITLRDQLITGYMSEPGDSGSAVFLEDGELVGLLFAGSTEQTICNRIANVEADLGVEILTEEPDDGNGDGGGDREPPVYTTTFERALEVDLEGASLDLESVTFGGRPQPGATVPLRIAVVASEPGSYWVDVDGDRERFEIGGESSDDLGHTVTASAAVPEDAAGTLSVSIAGGRLE
- a CDS encoding PhzF family phenazine biosynthesis protein produces the protein METIRVLQVDAFTDEPLAGNAAGVVPDADDLAPDQMRSIARELALSETAFLRSSSDAEYGIRYFTPTQEVDLCGHATIGSFSHLHEEGLEAGTTTLETNVGVLEIDVESDGTVWMTQDDPDIREVDLDYGEVADALGVEVTGLEGVGADLPLAVSSTGLPFLMVPITYLRDVGNAVPDMAAVEALTDAVEATGLYLFTFDTLAAESTLHGRMFAPGAGVPEDPVTGTASGAVGAYLERYGALDPFPEECRLEQGHYVDRPGTVRVRIDDAVRVGGRGVTALDGTLVVPEDEDDGILEA